The Candidatus Atribacteria bacterium nucleotide sequence CTACATAATTATGCAAAGGTCTGCAGCAATCATCAACAACAGAAAGGGGGTATGTCTATCTCTAAAAACGTAAATTCTCCTTACCTGATTATTACGATGCAGAAAATATAGTTTTTGTTTTTGTGTAGAAGTATTATAAATTTTAATTTTATTTGTAGAGGAGATTTTTATTATGAAAAAATATATTTTAGTATGGTTTCTGATTGGCATATTATTGGTAATTGGAGTATTCACAACCCTGGCGGAAGGAACCCCGGTGATTATCAGCTGGTGGCATATCCAGACCGAAACAGCGCATAAAGCGGTATGGCAGGATTTGGCTGACCAGTATATGGCTAAAAATCCAAATGTTAAAATTGAGATTACAGTAATGGAAAACGAAAATTTTAAAGCCAAACTGACCACAGTTATGCAGTCCGGAGAAGTACCGGATATTTTCCAGAGCTGGGGTGGCGGTACAATGAATGATCAAGCGGAAGCTGGTTTACTCAAAGACATTACAGCTTATCTGGATAAAGATGGTTGGCGTGAAACATTCTCAGAAGGTGCACTGGGTGTTTATGCCTATAAAGGTAAGAATTATGGTGTACCGCGTGACATGGGTATGGTTGGATTCTGGTATAACAAGGATCTGTTTGCTCAGGCCGATATTGATAACCCTCCCGCGACCTGGAGTGAATTACTTGATGATATAAAGAAACTAAAAGATTCCGGTATTACTCCAATTGCAGTGGGTGAGGGAGATAAATGGCCAGGTGCCTTCTATTGGGAATATCTTGCAGTACGTATAGGAGGCGAAGATGCTTTTGTTGTGGCCGCTTCAAGGGAAGGTTCCTTTACTGATTCAGCATTTGTAGAGGCAGGAGAAAAACTCTTAGAACTGGTTGCTGCTAACCCTTTTCAGCTTGGTTTCCTTGGTGCAACCTGGGCGGATGAAGCCACCCTTATGGGTAATGGTGAAGCTGCTATGGACCTGATGGGGCAATGGGCTCCCGGATCATTCAGAGAAAACAGTATTGATAGTCAAGGACTTGGTGATAAAACAGGATGGTTTAAATTCCCCATGGTTGAAGGCGGTGCCGGACATCCCAATGACGCATTAGGCGGAGGAAATGGTTTTGTGGTTGGGAAAAATGCTCCTGAAGAAGCTGTAGATTTTTTAAAATTCATAAGCAGTGTAGAATCACAAATCACTCAGGCTGAGGTAGGCTTATCTGTTCCTGTGGTAAAAGGTGCTGAAGTAGGCCTGACTGATCCAACCCTCAAGCTTGTTCAACGGGGCGCAGCAGATGCTGGATATTTCCAATTGTACTATGATCAGTATCTCCCCCCGGCAACAGGTTCTGTAGTAAATGATGCCGTTCAAGGAATTTTTGCAGGGACATTAACACCGGAGAAAGCTGCTCAAATGATTGAAGAATCAGCTGTTCGAGAGATAAAATGAGTTATCTTTAGTTAAAAGAAATAAGGGTATAGGGTTCATTATACCTTATATCCTTATTTCTTCCTTTTGAGGGAAAAAATTATTCATGAATAAGAAATTATTTAGCAAGGATGCCCAAATATTACAGCAAAAGACCAATTCTACTTGGCTACTACAGGAAAATATGACCATTGTGTTGTTTTTATTGCCCACTTTTATATTCTTATCTATATTTCTGGTTTATCCTATATTTCGTTCAGCTTACTTTAGTTTATTCAATTGGAATGGTATGGGTCCTGCAGTTGATTATATTGGGTTGGAGAACTTCAAACGTTTATTTGCAGATCAAATTTTTCTAAAAGCGGTCAGAAATGGCATTTTGATTGTTATTTTTTCTTTGCTTATTCAACTTCCCCTGGCTATGGGACTGGCTCTTATTGTAGGACGAAAAATACCAGGTCGTACCTTTTTCCGTGCAATTTTTTTCATGCCCTATGTTTTATCTGAAGTTATTACCGCAATTATGTGGTTAATTCTCTATAATCCCAATCCAAATCGGGGATTTCTTAATGCAATTATTAATATCATCCCATTTTTAGAACCTCAAGCCTGGCTGGCAGATACCAGGCTGGTCTTACCGGCTATCTTTATTGTGTTAACCTGGAAGTACATTGGATTTCATATGCTTTTATATATGACAGGCTTACAAAATATACCAAGAGAAATTGAGGAAGCTGCTTTAATTGATGGTGTCAATAATCGCCAGATGGTAACCTATATTACTATACCATTATTAGCCGGTACTATAAAAACTTCAGTCTATCTTTCAATTATTGGTTCTTTGCAGGTATATGCCCTGGTATGGATTATGACCAGAGGTGGTCCGGTTAATGCAAGCGAGGTCATGTCAACCTATATGTATCGTTATAGTTTTGTTCGTTTTGAACTTGGCTACGGTTCCGCGGTGGCAATCGTGATGTTGATTATTTCGCTGACTTTTTCCATTATTTATTTTCGTCTTACCAGAAAAGCAGAATCTTTGGCTTAATCTTAATAAGGATTTTTATTTATGTCGGTTAATAATTTGAAAAAAATAAAAAGATTTAAAAAACATTCACCGGTAATTTTTAAATATATTATTCTTATTGTTGCCGCAATATTTATATTGTTTCCGATAGTAATGATTGTTTTCGGAGCATTAAAAACTCGTGGCGAATTTATGACCATACCTTATATTCCACCCATTCCACCCAGGTGGGGTAATATAAAAACAGTTCTAAATATGCCCATTTTCTGGTATATGCTACGTAATAGCGTGCTGGTAATGATTACCACCACGGCAGGGGTTGTCATTGTTGCCAGCCTATCAGCTTTTGTATTTTCCCGGATAAAATTCCATGGGCAGAATATATTATTTAATTTTTTTACCCTGGGTCTAATGTTTCCTATTACCGTAGCTATTTTACCAATATACCTTGTGGTACGCCAGATGGGTTTAACCAATAATCTCATAGGAGTAATCCTGGTACAAACAGCATTCCAGCTATCTATTTCTATCGTAATACTTCGCAATTTTTTCATGGCTATTCCTTCCGAGCTTCAGGATGCTGCCAGTATAGATGGATGTAGTATGTTAGGATTTTTCTGGTGCGTATTACTGCCTCTTGCCCGCCCATCTCTGGCTGCTGTCGCAGCATTAACCATGGTGACCAGCTGGAATGATCTGCTAGTGCCCCTTGTGTTAATAGATAAAGAAAAATTATGGACTCTTCCGCTGGGTACCATGCAATTCCAGGGTCAATATGGAATGGATTTATCACTGGTCGCAGCATTTCTATTAATATCTGCTATTCCTGCAATTATCTTTTATCTATTAGCTGAGCGCCAGCTGGTTTCAGGTCTGACTGCAGGTGCATTGAAAGGTTAACAAATAAATATTAATTACTTTTATTTTCTTTGCTCGAGATCTAGTAAATGGTCTTACAATGGGAGGTGTTAAAGATTAATGATTAAAAATCCTATATTAAGAGGTTTTAATCCTGACCCGAGTATTCTTCGAGTAAAAGATGATTTTTATATTGCAGTTTCAACTTTTGAATGGTTTCCGGGGGTGGTTATTTATCATTCAAAGGATCTTGGTAACTGGAGAATATTATCCAGACCCCTAGATAGAGTGGAACTTTTGGATATGGCAGGAAATCCATCCTCATGTGGTGTTTGGGCGCCCTGTCTCAGTTATGATAAAGAAGCTGGCCTTTTTTATCTAATTTATACGAATGTTCGACATTGGGTTAGCTCGATTGGTAAAAACAGTAACAATGGCTTTAAGGATACCCACAATTACCTTACAGTAGCAACTGATATAAAAGGCCCTTGGCTAAATTCAATATATCTGAATAGCAGTGGGTTTGACCCTTCCCTTTTTCATGACGATGATGGACGTAAGTGGCTGCTAAATATGCAATGGGATTATCGTATTGGAAAAAACCATTTTTCCGGAATTCTCCTTCAAGAATACGATCCGGATTCAGAAAAGCTTGTCGGTCCAGTTAAGAACATCTTTCGTGGTACTGATATCCAGCTTACTGAGGGGCCTCATCTCTACAAGCGCAACGGTTGGTACTATCTGATGACTGCAGAGGGTGGAACATCTTACGGTCATGCTGTGACCCTTGCTCGCAGCCGTAACATAGAGGGTCCCTATGAGGTCCATCCACAGAACCCGATAATGACCAGCGTTAGAGATAGAAATAATTTTAACCAAGCTATGAAAACTGGTGGTATGATATCAACCACTCTTCATGAGGGGCTGCAAAAAGCAGGTCATGGAAGTATATGTCCCTGGACAGAGGATGAGTGGATTTTAGTTCATCTTTGTGCCCGCCCCATTCCTGGAACATATTACTGTCCTCTTGGAAGAGAAACCTCTTTGCAGAAACTGATATGGAAAGAGGATGACTGGCCTTATGCAATGAATGGTTTTCCAGAAGATAGAGTATTTTTTGCGGGAAAGGAATGTAATGCTGAGGATGTGTCGGAGATGGGGTCCCAGATTAAAAAATATGATGATTTTAAAGAGAGGGAACTTGCCCCGGAATACCATTCTCTTAGAATTCCCACGGATGAGTTTATTTCTCTCAAGGCCAGACCAGGCTGGCTAAGGATTTATGGACAGGAATCCATTAGCTCGACTTTTAGACAAAGTTTAATTGCACGGAGAGTGCAGAACTTCCGATTCTACGCAGAAACATGCCTTGAATTCAGTCCAGATAACTTTCAACAAATGGCCGGACTTATACTTAGATACAACGAAAAGAACCAGTATTATCTCCGTCTGAGCAGGGATGAACAGTCGGGCAGCAATACCTTAGGAATGATCATCTTTCAAAAAGGAAGAATGAAAATGCCGGTTTCTCCGGAGGTCATAGTAATAGCTAATAGGATTTATCTTTCTGTTGAAATGGCTGATAGGATTATCCGGTTTCATTATTCAATTGATCGAGAAAATTGGCAGACAATAGGACACAAACTTGATAGTAAATTCCTATCGGATGAAATGGCTGATCCCTTGGGATTTACAGGTATGTTTGTTGGTGTAGCATGTCAGGACCTATCAGGAAAGAGAAAACATGCAGATTTTGATTATTTTATATATAAAGAAAACAGATTGAACCCTGACTCCTAAAAATTCCAAAAAGTTTCTTGACCGGACTTGACACCTATGTTATAATTTCAAAAATAATAGCTAAAAGCAAAGCGTGGGAGAAGTAGCAGATTACCAAATCAAACAGAGAATCGTTTTTGGTGAGAAGCGATATAAAGATTTTTAAGGATTTGCGAAATGGACCTACAAGCTCCAAGTTGAAAGGGCTCAAATAGTCCGAGTAAGTTTTGGCGGACTTTTCCACCGTAAAAAGGAAAAGTGTATCGGTATATAATTAATTTATATTACCCGTACTCTATAAGAGTAGGATTTTCCAAATAATTGAAAATCCTATTAGAGTGGCACCACGGAATTAACCTTTCGTCTCTTGGAGATGAAAGGTTTTTTTGTTTATATGCCCGTACGCTTAATCAAGAGGGGCCTAACAGATAACTATATTAATACTGAATTTATATTAATCTGTTAGACTCAATCAGGGTGGCACCGCGGAAAAAATAGCTCTCCGTCCCTATGACTGGAATAAGTTGGGATTGAGGGCTTTTTTTATTCTCGGTTTTAATTATCTTTGTGAGATACGATTCATGAGATACGAGATACAAAGAGATAGGAGGTTAAGTATGTTTATATTTTTATTTTACAATTGGCCCCCCCAAGGGGGGGCGATGAATATTTTGCTAAAGGAGAAAAATTTGATTGATTTAAAATAAATTTTTTTAATTCGAAAGGAGAAAAAAATGAAAAGAGTTAAATTTGTTCTTGATGAAAAAGAAATGCCTACTGTCTGGTATAATGTTTTAGCTGATTTACCAGAACCACTTCCAACTCCTTTGCACCCGGCAACCGGGAAAGCACTTAAACCAGATGACCTTACTCCTCTGTTTCCCATGGCTTTGATAGAGCAGGAAATGAGTACCGAGAGGTATATTGAAATTCCCGAAGAAGTTCAAGAGATTTATCGAATATGGAGACCGACTACTCTATTCCGCGCTCGGAGATTAGAGAAAGCATTGGATACTCCCGCTAAGATTTACTATAAATATGAAGGAACCAGTCCCCCGGGAAGCCATAAACCTAATACAGCAGTAGCCCAGGCTTATTATAATAAAAAAGAAGGAATTCTTCGGATCACTACCGAAACGGGAGCGGGACAATGGGGTAGCGCCTTATCTTTTGCCGGTGCCTGTTTTGGTCTGGAGATTAAAGTATATATGGTCAGAATCAGTTATATGCAAAAACCATATCGACGGGTGATGATGCAGACCTGGGGAGCAAACTGTATTCCCAGTCCCTCTCCTGATACCCAAGCTGGAAGGAATATGTTGGCTAAAGATCCTGATTGTCCGGGGAGTCTTGGTCTGGCTATTAGTGAGGCAGTAGAAGAAGCGGTAGGTCGTGATGATACTCATTATTCACTGGGAAGTGTATTAAATCATGTACTATTACACCAGACCATTATCGGTTTAGAAACAAAGAAGGTTTTGGAGCAGATCGATGAATATCCTGATATTATTATTGGTTGTGTTGGAGGAGGGTCAAATTTTGCCGGTCTTTTCTTGCCATTTATAAAAGATAAAATTGAAGGATTAAAACCCAATTTGAGAATAATAAATGTTGAACCGACCAGCTGTCCGACTTTAACCAGAGGTCCCTATGGCTATGATTATGGTGATGTAGCCGGACTTACTCCTTTATTAAAAATGTATACTCTGGGACATGGTTTTATTCCTCCACCGGTTCACGCTGGTGGCTTAAGGTATCACGGAATGGCTCCGATTATCTGTCATTTACTAAAATTAGGATTGGTGGAAGCACGGGCAGAACATCAATTAGGTACCTTTAAAGCAGGAGTGACCTTTGCCAGGAATGAAGGGATTATTAGCGCACCGGAGACAAATCATGCAATAAAGGCTACTATCGATGAAGCATTAAAATGTAAAGAATCCGGAGAGTCAAAAACAATACTACTGGCTCATAGCGGACATGGACATGTGGATATGGCTGCTTATGAAGCTTACTTTGCGGGAAAATTAAAAGATTATGCCTATCCCCAGGAAAAAATTGAAGAGGCCTTAAAAGAACTGCCAAAAGTGTAGAAGGAGACCATAATGTTAGGGGATTTCACTTGCCACGCTGTAATGAATTTGGCGGAGAAGGGGATCCCCTAATAGATTAGGAATGCTCTATAATCTACATTACGGAATGTGGAAAAATCAAGTAAAATTTATTCCTTTATAATGTTCCGGCTAAAAATATCCATTTTCTCTTATTTTTCCAAACATATTAAATTAGTATTTAATTTATTATA carries:
- a CDS encoding carbohydrate ABC transporter permease, which produces MSVNNLKKIKRFKKHSPVIFKYIILIVAAIFILFPIVMIVFGALKTRGEFMTIPYIPPIPPRWGNIKTVLNMPIFWYMLRNSVLVMITTTAGVVIVASLSAFVFSRIKFHGQNILFNFFTLGLMFPITVAILPIYLVVRQMGLTNNLIGVILVQTAFQLSISIVILRNFFMAIPSELQDAASIDGCSMLGFFWCVLLPLARPSLAAVAALTMVTSWNDLLVPLVLIDKEKLWTLPLGTMQFQGQYGMDLSLVAAFLLISAIPAIIFYLLAERQLVSGLTAGALKG
- a CDS encoding TrpB-like pyridoxal phosphate-dependent enzyme, whose protein sequence is MKRVKFVLDEKEMPTVWYNVLADLPEPLPTPLHPATGKALKPDDLTPLFPMALIEQEMSTERYIEIPEEVQEIYRIWRPTTLFRARRLEKALDTPAKIYYKYEGTSPPGSHKPNTAVAQAYYNKKEGILRITTETGAGQWGSALSFAGACFGLEIKVYMVRISYMQKPYRRVMMQTWGANCIPSPSPDTQAGRNMLAKDPDCPGSLGLAISEAVEEAVGRDDTHYSLGSVLNHVLLHQTIIGLETKKVLEQIDEYPDIIIGCVGGGSNFAGLFLPFIKDKIEGLKPNLRIINVEPTSCPTLTRGPYGYDYGDVAGLTPLLKMYTLGHGFIPPPVHAGGLRYHGMAPIICHLLKLGLVEARAEHQLGTFKAGVTFARNEGIISAPETNHAIKATIDEALKCKESGESKTILLAHSGHGHVDMAAYEAYFAGKLKDYAYPQEKIEEALKELPKV
- a CDS encoding extracellular solute-binding protein, encoding MKKYILVWFLIGILLVIGVFTTLAEGTPVIISWWHIQTETAHKAVWQDLADQYMAKNPNVKIEITVMENENFKAKLTTVMQSGEVPDIFQSWGGGTMNDQAEAGLLKDITAYLDKDGWRETFSEGALGVYAYKGKNYGVPRDMGMVGFWYNKDLFAQADIDNPPATWSELLDDIKKLKDSGITPIAVGEGDKWPGAFYWEYLAVRIGGEDAFVVAASREGSFTDSAFVEAGEKLLELVAANPFQLGFLGATWADEATLMGNGEAAMDLMGQWAPGSFRENSIDSQGLGDKTGWFKFPMVEGGAGHPNDALGGGNGFVVGKNAPEEAVDFLKFISSVESQITQAEVGLSVPVVKGAEVGLTDPTLKLVQRGAADAGYFQLYYDQYLPPATGSVVNDAVQGIFAGTLTPEKAAQMIEESAVREIK
- a CDS encoding glycoside hydrolase family 43 protein; translated protein: MIKNPILRGFNPDPSILRVKDDFYIAVSTFEWFPGVVIYHSKDLGNWRILSRPLDRVELLDMAGNPSSCGVWAPCLSYDKEAGLFYLIYTNVRHWVSSIGKNSNNGFKDTHNYLTVATDIKGPWLNSIYLNSSGFDPSLFHDDDGRKWLLNMQWDYRIGKNHFSGILLQEYDPDSEKLVGPVKNIFRGTDIQLTEGPHLYKRNGWYYLMTAEGGTSYGHAVTLARSRNIEGPYEVHPQNPIMTSVRDRNNFNQAMKTGGMISTTLHEGLQKAGHGSICPWTEDEWILVHLCARPIPGTYYCPLGRETSLQKLIWKEDDWPYAMNGFPEDRVFFAGKECNAEDVSEMGSQIKKYDDFKERELAPEYHSLRIPTDEFISLKARPGWLRIYGQESISSTFRQSLIARRVQNFRFYAETCLEFSPDNFQQMAGLILRYNEKNQYYLRLSRDEQSGSNTLGMIIFQKGRMKMPVSPEVIVIANRIYLSVEMADRIIRFHYSIDRENWQTIGHKLDSKFLSDEMADPLGFTGMFVGVACQDLSGKRKHADFDYFIYKENRLNPDS
- a CDS encoding sugar ABC transporter permease — its product is MNKKLFSKDAQILQQKTNSTWLLQENMTIVLFLLPTFIFLSIFLVYPIFRSAYFSLFNWNGMGPAVDYIGLENFKRLFADQIFLKAVRNGILIVIFSLLIQLPLAMGLALIVGRKIPGRTFFRAIFFMPYVLSEVITAIMWLILYNPNPNRGFLNAIINIIPFLEPQAWLADTRLVLPAIFIVLTWKYIGFHMLLYMTGLQNIPREIEEAALIDGVNNRQMVTYITIPLLAGTIKTSVYLSIIGSLQVYALVWIMTRGGPVNASEVMSTYMYRYSFVRFELGYGSAVAIVMLIISLTFSIIYFRLTRKAESLA